One genomic segment of Kiritimatiella glycovorans includes these proteins:
- a CDS encoding ABC transporter ATP-binding protein, translated as MTATPLIRTDQLSIELNGHEILRRVGFTVGRGEYLSIIGPNGAGKSTLLRCLCRIERRWRGTLELDGRPLASIRQREFARTAGYVPQAHGPCPPFTVGEFVRMGRYPYRTPFESLTPEDLGAVREAMEKAGVERFEDRRLATLSGGERQMVYLAATLAQGAELLLLDEPATFLDYRHQVELMRTLRALHRDAGVTVIAVDHDLNRVTGCSDRVLALREGGVFFDGPPAALLEGSRLESLYGTPFSRIDTDLRPTPVVVCGEGI; from the coding sequence ATGACAGCCACCCCGCTCATCAGAACAGACCAGCTCTCGATCGAACTGAACGGCCACGAGATCCTTCGCCGGGTCGGCTTCACGGTCGGACGCGGCGAGTACCTCTCGATCATCGGTCCGAACGGCGCGGGTAAGAGCACCCTGCTGCGATGCCTGTGCCGGATCGAGCGCCGCTGGCGCGGCACGCTGGAACTCGACGGCCGTCCTCTCGCGTCGATCCGTCAGCGCGAGTTCGCCCGCACCGCCGGCTACGTGCCCCAGGCGCACGGTCCGTGTCCCCCGTTCACCGTCGGTGAATTCGTGCGCATGGGACGCTATCCGTACCGTACGCCCTTTGAATCGCTGACGCCGGAAGACCTGGGGGCGGTTCGGGAGGCGATGGAGAAGGCCGGCGTCGAACGATTTGAAGACCGGCGCCTGGCGACGCTCAGCGGCGGCGAGCGGCAGATGGTGTATCTCGCCGCGACGCTGGCCCAGGGCGCGGAACTTCTGCTTCTCGATGAGCCCGCCACCTTTCTCGATTACCGGCATCAGGTGGAGCTGATGCGCACGCTCCGCGCGCTCCACCGGGACGCCGGCGTCACCGTCATCGCCGTGGACCACGACCTCAATCGCGTCACGGGATGCAGCGACCGCGTACTCGCCCTCCGGGAGGGCGGCGTGTTTTTTGACGGGCCGCCCGCCGCGCTGCTGGAGGGATCGCGCCTCGAATCCCTGTATGGAACGCCGTTCTCCCGTATCGACACCGACCTGCGGCCGACCCCGGTCGTCGTCTGCGGGGAGGGGATATGA
- a CDS encoding pseudouridine synthase, whose protein sequence is MGRGRPRLRSQEDQARRVILRLQKYLAECGLGSRRACERMIAGGRIQVNGETVCEQGIKVDPVQDDIRMDGRVVRRESKVVYILNKPPGVMCTNDDPQSRPLYRDLFPADAGRLFPVGRLDCMSEGLLLVTNDGDLAHRLMHPRYGFHKTYLARTPDRVTAEQMKRMEQGVEEGGERLRALRVRRERGAGPGTRLRIVLGEGRNRHIRRMFKALGLRIDRLKRVKLGPLVLGGLPQGSWRELRPQELRQLQVSSHQRDA, encoded by the coding sequence GTGGGAAGAGGGCGACCGCGCCTTCGGTCTCAGGAAGACCAAGCCCGAAGAGTAATCCTGAGACTTCAGAAATATCTCGCCGAATGCGGCCTCGGATCGCGCCGCGCCTGCGAGCGGATGATCGCCGGGGGCCGGATTCAGGTCAACGGCGAGACGGTTTGCGAGCAGGGCATCAAAGTCGATCCGGTTCAGGACGATATCCGCATGGACGGCCGGGTCGTGCGGCGCGAGTCTAAAGTCGTCTATATACTGAACAAACCCCCCGGGGTCATGTGCACGAACGACGACCCTCAAAGCCGTCCGCTGTACCGGGATCTCTTCCCCGCCGACGCCGGACGTCTGTTCCCCGTCGGTCGTCTTGACTGCATGAGCGAAGGGTTGCTGTTGGTGACCAACGACGGCGATCTGGCGCACCGTCTCATGCATCCGCGCTACGGATTTCACAAAACCTATCTCGCCCGCACTCCGGATCGCGTGACGGCGGAGCAGATGAAGCGGATGGAGCAGGGCGTTGAAGAGGGCGGCGAGAGGCTGCGCGCCCTCCGCGTGCGCAGAGAGCGGGGCGCGGGACCGGGAACCCGGCTCAGGATCGTTCTCGGAGAAGGGCGCAACCGGCATATCCGCCGGATGTTCAAGGCGCTGGGACTCAGAATCGACCGGCTGAAGCGGGTGAAGCTGGGCCCGCTCGTGCTGGGCGGGCTTCCGCAAGGCTCATGGAGAGAATTGCGTCCGCAGGAACTGAGGCAGCTTCAGGTCTCAAGCCATCAGCGGGATGCGTGA
- the ptsP gene encoding phosphoenolpyruvate--protein phosphotransferase yields MTDRDHLDLVYDISEFANLFESSQGLDEFLDNVVDMISRHMKAEVCSIYLLEDSGSEIVMRANRGLKPDAIGRVRLRVGEGITGVALRELRPINVGHASHHPDYRFVPGIDEESYEAFLALPIARGLERIGVLVLQDRQPDRFGPEDIKTLRTISSQLARTIEGADLLLSIHQAEARDEKPRAELEPLKFLRGTPASGGIVLGKAALLDAPDIEAFLEQAPERKEPFTVEDFNRALRETEQQLEELQSQVEEQLDDVAGLIFNAHLLILKDEEFSGSIRRMIEGGMTPRQAVVEVVNRYVQFFTKSRNARLREKIHDIKDLGHRLLHNLFGVNDDHSDYSGHIIIASEVLPSELLSLSAQNAAGLLMMRGGVSAHVNILARSIQMPMVVLDEPRSLPVEEGTELLLDAYQGTVFVEPDDDVRDRYRELTRREHSVRTSPWAKQEETYTGDAVRVTVQANINLLSDLRRASGYHAEGVGLYRSEFPFLIRDDFPMEDEQLRIYRQLCDSMGTHEITIRTLDIGGDKMLSYYAPNEESNPFLGLRAIRFSLRNRDIFREQLRAILRAAEDRRVRIMFPMISSVDDYVEAADIVRECERELRSEGVATPASVELGPMVELPSAVEVVHELAEHADFMSIGTNDLIQYMLAVDRTNEQVANFYVPHHPAVLRAVKKIAEAAERNGTDCSVCGEAALDPGMLPFFLGVGLRKFSVDVHRIPEFRAMLAALDIEQCREAAERMLSVAMICELDEYIERMKRELYGESYSKFIEEYRRQGAAG; encoded by the coding sequence ATGACGGACAGGGACCATCTCGACCTGGTGTACGATATTTCGGAGTTCGCCAATCTCTTCGAGAGCAGCCAGGGGCTGGACGAGTTTCTCGATAATGTGGTGGATATGATCAGCCGCCACATGAAGGCCGAGGTCTGCTCGATCTACCTGCTGGAGGACTCGGGGAGTGAGATCGTGATGCGGGCCAATCGCGGGTTGAAACCGGACGCGATCGGACGCGTCCGCCTGCGGGTGGGCGAGGGGATCACCGGCGTGGCACTGCGCGAGCTGAGGCCGATCAACGTGGGACACGCCTCCCACCATCCGGATTACCGCTTTGTGCCCGGCATCGATGAGGAATCGTACGAGGCCTTTCTGGCGCTGCCCATCGCGCGCGGGCTGGAACGGATCGGCGTGCTGGTGCTGCAGGATCGTCAGCCCGACCGTTTCGGCCCCGAAGACATCAAGACCCTGCGCACGATCTCGTCTCAGCTCGCGCGCACGATCGAGGGCGCCGATCTGCTGCTCAGCATCCACCAGGCGGAAGCGCGCGACGAAAAACCCCGCGCCGAACTCGAGCCGCTGAAGTTTCTCCGCGGCACTCCTGCCTCGGGCGGGATCGTGCTCGGCAAAGCCGCGCTGCTGGACGCGCCGGATATCGAGGCCTTCCTGGAACAGGCGCCCGAGCGGAAGGAACCGTTTACGGTCGAGGATTTCAACCGCGCCCTGCGGGAGACCGAACAGCAGCTCGAGGAACTGCAGAGCCAGGTCGAGGAACAGCTCGACGATGTGGCCGGACTGATCTTCAACGCCCATCTGCTCATCCTGAAGGACGAGGAATTCTCGGGGTCGATACGCCGGATGATCGAGGGCGGGATGACGCCGCGACAGGCCGTGGTCGAGGTCGTCAACCGCTATGTCCAGTTTTTCACGAAGAGCCGCAATGCCCGTCTGCGGGAGAAAATCCACGACATCAAGGACCTGGGCCACCGGCTGCTTCACAATCTTTTCGGCGTGAACGACGACCACAGCGACTACAGCGGACATATCATCATCGCCTCGGAAGTGCTGCCCTCCGAACTCCTTTCGCTCAGCGCCCAGAACGCGGCCGGACTCCTGATGATGCGCGGCGGGGTCAGCGCCCATGTGAATATACTGGCGCGGTCGATCCAGATGCCCATGGTCGTGCTCGATGAGCCGCGTTCGCTTCCCGTGGAGGAAGGCACGGAACTCCTGCTGGATGCCTACCAGGGTACGGTCTTCGTGGAACCCGATGACGATGTGCGTGACCGGTACCGGGAACTGACCCGCCGCGAGCACAGCGTCCGTACGAGCCCCTGGGCGAAACAGGAGGAGACGTATACCGGGGACGCCGTACGCGTCACGGTTCAGGCGAACATCAATCTCCTGAGCGATCTGCGCCGCGCCTCCGGCTATCACGCGGAAGGCGTGGGTCTCTACCGGAGCGAGTTCCCGTTTCTGATCCGCGACGATTTTCCGATGGAGGACGAACAGCTGCGGATCTATCGCCAGCTCTGCGATTCGATGGGGACGCATGAGATCACGATTCGTACCCTCGATATCGGCGGCGATAAAATGCTCTCCTATTATGCGCCGAACGAGGAATCCAATCCGTTCCTCGGCCTGCGCGCCATCCGGTTTTCACTGCGCAATCGCGATATTTTCCGGGAGCAGCTGCGCGCGATTCTGCGCGCGGCGGAGGACCGCCGCGTCCGTATCATGTTTCCCATGATCTCCTCCGTAGACGATTACGTGGAGGCGGCCGACATCGTGCGTGAGTGCGAACGGGAACTGCGCTCCGAAGGCGTGGCGACGCCGGCGAGCGTGGAACTCGGGCCGATGGTCGAATTGCCTTCGGCGGTCGAGGTGGTCCACGAACTGGCCGAGCATGCCGATTTCATGTCGATCGGCACCAACGACCTGATTCAGTACATGCTGGCCGTGGACCGCACCAATGAGCAGGTGGCCAACTTCTACGTCCCGCACCACCCGGCGGTACTCAGGGCGGTCAAAAAGATCGCGGAGGCGGCCGAACGCAACGGCACCGACTGTTCCGTCTGCGGAGAGGCCGCGCTCGATCCGGGCATGCTGCCTTTCTTCCTCGGCGTGGGACTGCGCAAGTTCAGCGTGGATGTCCACCGCATCCCCGAGTTCCGGGCGATGCTGGCCGCGCTCGATATCGAGCAGTGCAGGGAGGCGGCGGAGCGCATGCTGTCGGTGGCGATGATCTGCGAGCTGGACGAATATATCGAACGCATGAAGCGGGAACTGTACGGTGAAAGCTACTCGAAGTTCATCGAGGAGTACCGCCGGCAGGGCGCCGCGGGCTGA
- a CDS encoding ABC transporter substrate-binding protein, with translation MNRTLAIILLSAAAVPAITGCSPDPSAPADRDRPPERIVSLAPSITEMLFALGLGSKVVGVSRFADYPPAVEDLPRVGGYVDPDYERILKLNPDLVCVVDTDAQGIEALRDLGLRVAALPHQDIEDIYRALGKLGRIFGVPERAEALNRRLRERGKALTRAADGDERPATLICISRRAGRGVPAEVIAIGPETFYHELLVRAGGRNVYEGSLRYPTLSYESLVRLDPEVIIDVHPYGQSAAEIDTLRNDWEGADALTAVRRDRVYIYTARHAAIPGPRFVKVLEDFVEMIHDDPHE, from the coding sequence TTGAACCGGACCCTTGCCATCATCCTCCTGTCCGCTGCGGCGGTCCCGGCGATCACGGGTTGTTCCCCCGATCCCTCCGCGCCCGCCGACCGCGACCGTCCGCCGGAGCGTATCGTATCGCTGGCCCCGAGCATCACGGAGATGCTGTTCGCGCTCGGACTCGGCTCGAAGGTCGTCGGCGTCTCCAGGTTCGCGGACTATCCGCCCGCGGTCGAGGACCTGCCGCGGGTCGGCGGATACGTCGACCCCGACTACGAACGGATCCTCAAACTGAATCCCGACCTCGTCTGCGTGGTCGACACCGACGCGCAGGGGATCGAGGCCCTCCGCGATCTCGGACTCCGGGTGGCCGCCCTTCCCCATCAGGACATCGAAGACATTTACCGCGCCCTCGGGAAACTCGGCCGCATCTTCGGGGTGCCGGAACGCGCGGAGGCATTAAACCGGCGGCTCAGGGAGCGCGGGAAGGCATTGACGCGCGCGGCGGACGGCGACGAGCGCCCGGCAACGCTTATCTGCATCAGCCGCCGCGCGGGCCGCGGCGTGCCGGCGGAAGTGATCGCGATCGGTCCGGAGACGTTCTACCACGAACTGCTGGTCCGGGCCGGAGGCCGCAACGTCTACGAGGGATCGCTGCGTTACCCGACCCTCTCCTACGAATCGCTGGTGCGCCTCGACCCGGAGGTCATCATCGACGTGCACCCCTACGGCCAGAGCGCCGCGGAAATCGACACGCTGCGGAACGACTGGGAGGGCGCGGACGCACTGACCGCGGTGCGGCGGGACCGGGTCTATATCTACACCGCCCGCCACGCGGCCATCCCGGGTCCCCGCTTTGTAAAGGTACTGGAGGATTTCGTGGAGATGATCCATGATGACCCGCACGAATGA
- a CDS encoding nitroreductase family protein, which yields MDSFLDLCRARRSCRNFQNTPVAVEALDRCLEAARLAPSACNAQPWLFHVAGPGPAKTGLDQGAFRGAYKMNAFAADAPVIIAVERRRGKILPRLGGRIRGTEYSVLDLGIACEHLVLQAAEEGLASCWIGWFDGKAAGEALGLGPRRRLELLIAIGYAASDPAPLKRRTIEEIRELH from the coding sequence ATGGATAGTTTTCTCGATCTGTGCCGCGCGAGACGCAGCTGCCGGAATTTTCAGAACACGCCGGTCGCGGTTGAAGCGCTGGACCGCTGCCTCGAGGCGGCGCGGCTGGCCCCCTCCGCCTGCAATGCCCAGCCCTGGCTGTTCCATGTCGCCGGACCGGGACCGGCGAAGACGGGCCTCGATCAGGGCGCCTTCCGCGGCGCGTACAAAATGAACGCCTTCGCCGCGGATGCGCCCGTCATCATCGCCGTGGAACGGCGGCGCGGCAAAATCCTGCCGCGCCTCGGCGGCCGCATACGGGGGACCGAGTACTCGGTACTCGATCTCGGGATCGCCTGCGAACATCTCGTGCTGCAGGCCGCGGAGGAAGGACTGGCGAGCTGCTGGATCGGGTGGTTCGACGGGAAGGCCGCCGGGGAAGCCCTCGGGCTGGGCCCCCGCAGGCGGCTCGAACTCCTGATCGCGATCGGGTACGCCGCCTCGGATCCGGCGCCGCTCAAGCGCAGGACGATCGAAGAGATACGGGAATTGCATTGA
- a CDS encoding cob(I)yrinic acid a,c-diamide adenosyltransferase, with the protein MTEGGAMNADWSGRVQVYTGRGKGKTTAALGLALRAAGWGLPVYIGQFLKQHNGGEHRALNRNELPVTLECFGTGRFVTGAPDRRELEAAAEGVRRCTDVLRRAQHRLVVLDEILGAIEAGVVEEDTVTRWIDERPASVELVLTGRTAPQSILERADLVSEVTCTRHYFDAGVPARCGIEW; encoded by the coding sequence ATGACGGAAGGCGGAGCCATGAATGCGGACTGGAGCGGACGGGTCCAGGTCTACACGGGCCGGGGCAAGGGAAAGACGACGGCGGCTCTGGGCCTGGCGCTGCGCGCGGCCGGATGGGGTCTGCCGGTGTACATCGGCCAGTTCCTGAAGCAGCACAACGGCGGGGAGCACCGCGCGCTGAACCGGAACGAACTCCCCGTCACCCTCGAATGTTTCGGTACGGGCCGCTTCGTGACGGGAGCGCCGGACCGGCGGGAACTCGAGGCGGCCGCGGAGGGCGTGCGGCGCTGCACGGATGTCCTTCGCCGGGCGCAACACCGCCTGGTCGTGCTCGACGAGATCCTCGGCGCGATCGAGGCCGGCGTGGTGGAGGAGGACACCGTGACGCGCTGGATCGACGAGCGGCCGGCTTCCGTGGAGCTGGTGCTCACCGGCCGCACGGCGCCGCAGAGCATTCTCGAACGCGCCGATCTCGTTTCCGAGGTAACCTGCACACGACACTATTTCGACGCCGGCGTGCCGGCGCGATGCGGCATCGAGTGGTAA
- a CDS encoding small basic protein, with protein sequence MSMHPSFKQATKIRTRRNVLKRFERVKLLKKRGEWEEGDRAFGLRKTKPEE encoded by the coding sequence ATGTCGATGCACCCCAGTTTCAAACAGGCGACCAAGATCAGGACGCGGCGCAATGTGCTCAAGCGGTTCGAGCGGGTTAAACTGCTCAAGAAGCGCGGCGAGTGGGAAGAGGGCGACCGCGCCTTCGGTCTCAGGAAGACCAAGCCCGAAGAGTAA
- a CDS encoding FecCD family ABC transporter permease, giving the protein MKPAFAHPRTMLVLLGAAAVLVLLVTPLLGPDVIPPGALFGRGDPAEIRILRQLRIPRVLTAWLAGCALALCGMTFQALFRNPLATPFTLGASSGAALGASIAIRFGAATALFGLPLQAAGAFAGALLTVALVYGLTRMKGGFSTTTLLLAGLAVSFFFSSLILFIQYLAGVEHTFRIVRWLMGSVAVTDYGPPLMLFLIAAGGLAVLTAHVRELNLLAAGEEIALSRGAEVDRIKKWLYLAVSLMVGGVVAVCGPIGFVGMMAPHICRLLVGPHHRYLLPASALFGGAFLALCDLGARTLIAPADMPVGVWTALIGGPFFIVLLLTRAVQHEM; this is encoded by the coding sequence ATGAAACCGGCCTTCGCGCATCCCCGGACCATGCTCGTCCTCCTCGGGGCGGCCGCCGTACTGGTGCTGCTCGTTACCCCGCTGCTGGGACCGGACGTAATTCCGCCCGGGGCGCTGTTCGGCCGCGGCGACCCGGCGGAGATCAGGATCCTTCGGCAGCTTCGTATTCCGCGCGTCCTTACGGCGTGGCTCGCCGGCTGTGCCCTGGCGCTGTGCGGAATGACGTTTCAGGCCCTCTTCAGAAACCCGCTGGCCACGCCCTTTACCCTGGGGGCCTCCAGCGGAGCGGCGCTGGGGGCCTCGATCGCCATCCGCTTCGGAGCGGCCACCGCCCTGTTCGGCCTCCCGCTCCAGGCCGCCGGCGCCTTTGCCGGCGCGCTGCTGACCGTCGCCCTGGTCTACGGGCTGACCCGGATGAAGGGCGGGTTCAGCACCACCACCCTTCTGCTCGCCGGTCTCGCGGTCAGTTTTTTCTTCTCGAGCCTGATCCTGTTCATCCAGTATCTGGCGGGGGTCGAACACACCTTCCGCATCGTGCGCTGGCTGATGGGTTCCGTTGCGGTGACGGATTACGGCCCGCCGCTGATGCTGTTCCTTATTGCCGCCGGCGGACTGGCCGTGCTGACCGCTCATGTCCGCGAACTCAATCTGCTCGCGGCCGGCGAGGAGATCGCGCTGAGTCGCGGCGCGGAGGTGGACCGGATCAAGAAATGGCTGTATCTGGCGGTATCGCTGATGGTCGGGGGCGTGGTGGCGGTGTGCGGCCCGATCGGATTCGTCGGCATGATGGCGCCGCACATCTGCCGCCTGCTGGTCGGTCCTCACCACCGCTATCTGCTGCCGGCGTCCGCGCTCTTCGGCGGCGCCTTTCTCGCGCTGTGCGATCTGGGGGCGCGGACGCTGATCGCCCCGGCGGACATGCCCGTCGGGGTCTGGACGGCGCTGATCGGCGGACCGTTTTTTATCGTGCTCCTGCTGACGCGGGCGGTGCAGCATGAAATGTAG
- a CDS encoding insulinase family protein produces MTHPAFDIVREEDIPEVCGRIRLLRHRSTGAEVMSVENDDENKVFGITFRTPPFDSTGVAHILEHTVLCGSRRYPLKDPFVQLLKGSHYTFLNAMTYPDKTCYPVASCHPADFFNLAEVYFDAVFHPRLAPEFFRQEGWHCHLPDPDGELTISGVVYNEMKGVYSSPDDLLETRSIQSLFPDTPYGVDSGGHPATIPDLSYESFKAFHQTYYHPSNARIFFYGNDDAGHRLEWLDARLQDFGRREVDSAVPMQPPLPEPVEWSETYEASSPDARPWFTRNWLLDAPLDPESYFTWRVLDEVLLGTPASPLRKALIESGYGEDLTGGGLESQLRQMVFSAGLKNVAPVNLDAAASLIDDTLTDLAERGLPSDLVESALNTIRFALRENNTGGAPRGLAVMLRSMKTWLYDGDPLSLVAHEAPFETVAARAAEPGYLEGVIREGLIENPNRSRVILRPDPDHGTRMREAEQARIDRIAESLTESERERITEETRELHRLQSEPDRPEDLARIPRLRRADMKPGIKPCPRTVERAGDGLRLTHERPCAGIVYFDLGFDLGDLPARLLPWMGVYTAALLEMGTTRRDYVELSRRIARDTGGLHPVTHTGAVFGENRAATHFFLRGKCLREKTAAMTGLMGEVLTEPDFTNRDRFLQIVLEHRASLESALIPNGHGIAIQRARAHLHPAHRRADLLGGVETLFFLRDLESRVRTDWDRVLADLQDLHRRVVRRNAVVAHLTCDGEDRAEARRAADRLVDGLESASPCPQEEEDLPACTGAGEALTLPSEVNYVARVLPLTPAGCKAHGSSSVVSRLLQTGRLWEELRMKGGAYGALCGLDPASGLFHFGSYRDPHIRRSLDVYRATAEWLKTIDLPQEDLDHAVVGAVGAMDRYRLPDAEGYNDLIRLLAGYTDELRQRHRDELLAATAEDLRAFGASLEAAESGGVTVVVGSESALERENVEGLSRIPLMA; encoded by the coding sequence ATGACGCATCCCGCTTTCGACATCGTACGTGAGGAGGACATACCGGAGGTCTGCGGACGGATCCGGCTTCTGCGCCACCGCTCCACCGGCGCGGAAGTAATGTCCGTGGAAAACGACGACGAGAACAAGGTGTTCGGGATCACCTTCCGCACTCCACCTTTCGACTCCACCGGCGTCGCCCATATCCTGGAGCACACGGTGTTGTGCGGCTCGCGCCGCTATCCGCTCAAAGACCCCTTCGTACAGCTGCTCAAGGGGTCGCACTATACCTTTCTCAATGCCATGACCTATCCCGACAAGACCTGCTACCCGGTCGCGAGCTGCCACCCCGCGGATTTTTTCAATCTCGCGGAGGTGTACTTCGACGCGGTGTTTCACCCCCGGCTGGCGCCCGAATTCTTCCGCCAGGAGGGCTGGCACTGTCATTTGCCCGACCCGGACGGGGAACTTACGATCAGCGGGGTGGTGTACAACGAAATGAAAGGCGTGTACTCCTCGCCCGACGACCTGCTGGAGACGCGTTCGATTCAGTCGCTCTTCCCCGACACGCCCTACGGCGTGGATTCGGGCGGGCATCCCGCCACGATCCCGGACCTGAGCTACGAGTCCTTCAAGGCGTTCCACCAGACGTATTATCATCCGTCCAACGCGCGCATTTTCTTCTACGGGAACGATGACGCCGGACACCGCCTCGAATGGCTCGACGCCCGCCTGCAGGATTTCGGCCGGCGGGAGGTGGATTCCGCCGTGCCCATGCAGCCCCCGCTTCCCGAACCCGTCGAGTGGAGCGAGACGTACGAGGCCTCGAGCCCGGACGCCCGCCCCTGGTTCACGCGAAACTGGCTGCTGGACGCCCCGCTCGATCCGGAGAGCTATTTCACGTGGCGCGTCCTCGACGAGGTCCTGCTGGGTACGCCTGCCTCGCCGCTGCGCAAAGCCCTGATCGAGTCGGGCTACGGAGAGGATCTGACGGGCGGCGGGCTGGAGTCGCAGCTCCGGCAGATGGTCTTTTCCGCAGGGCTGAAGAACGTGGCGCCGGTGAACCTCGACGCCGCCGCGAGCCTGATCGACGACACCCTCACGGATTTGGCGGAGCGCGGTCTGCCTTCCGATCTCGTGGAGAGCGCGCTGAATACGATCCGGTTCGCGCTGCGCGAAAACAATACGGGCGGCGCCCCGCGGGGGCTGGCGGTGATGCTCCGCTCCATGAAGACCTGGCTCTACGATGGCGACCCGCTCTCGCTGGTGGCCCACGAAGCCCCCTTCGAAACGGTCGCGGCCCGCGCGGCGGAACCCGGATACCTGGAGGGGGTTATCCGCGAAGGGCTGATCGAAAACCCCAACCGGTCCCGCGTAATCCTGCGTCCCGATCCCGACCACGGAACCCGGATGCGGGAGGCGGAACAGGCGCGCATCGACCGGATCGCCGAGTCGCTCACCGAGTCGGAGCGCGAGCGCATCACTGAAGAGACGCGGGAGCTTCACCGCCTGCAGTCGGAGCCGGATCGACCGGAGGACCTGGCCCGGATACCGCGCCTCCGCCGCGCCGACATGAAGCCCGGGATCAAACCCTGTCCCCGGACCGTGGAACGCGCCGGGGACGGACTCCGGCTTACGCACGAGCGGCCCTGCGCGGGCATCGTCTACTTCGATCTCGGTTTCGATCTCGGCGACCTGCCCGCCCGGCTCCTGCCCTGGATGGGCGTGTACACCGCCGCGCTGCTCGAAATGGGGACGACCCGGCGTGATTATGTCGAGCTTTCGCGCCGCATCGCCCGCGATACGGGCGGACTGCATCCGGTCACACACACCGGCGCGGTCTTCGGCGAAAACCGCGCGGCGACCCATTTCTTCCTGCGGGGTAAATGTCTGCGCGAAAAGACCGCGGCCATGACGGGATTGATGGGCGAGGTGCTGACCGAGCCCGACTTCACGAACCGGGACCGCTTTCTGCAGATCGTGCTGGAGCATCGCGCCTCGCTGGAGAGCGCGCTGATCCCGAACGGACACGGCATCGCCATTCAGCGGGCCCGCGCGCACCTCCATCCGGCTCACCGCCGGGCGGACCTGCTCGGAGGAGTCGAAACCCTGTTTTTCCTGAGAGACCTCGAATCGCGGGTGCGGACGGACTGGGACCGCGTCCTCGCCGATCTGCAGGATCTCCACCGCCGGGTCGTGCGGCGAAACGCCGTCGTGGCCCACCTCACCTGCGACGGCGAAGACCGCGCGGAGGCGCGCCGTGCGGCGGATCGGCTCGTGGACGGCCTGGAATCGGCTAGCCCCTGTCCGCAGGAGGAGGAAGATCTCCCCGCCTGTACGGGGGCCGGCGAGGCGCTGACGCTGCCCTCGGAAGTCAATTACGTGGCGCGGGTCCTGCCCCTGACCCCGGCGGGCTGCAAGGCCCACGGTTCGTCGTCCGTGGTGAGCCGCCTCCTTCAGACCGGCCGGCTGTGGGAGGAACTGCGGATGAAAGGCGGGGCCTACGGAGCCTTGTGCGGTCTCGATCCGGCCTCGGGGCTGTTCCATTTCGGAAGCTATCGCGACCCGCATATCCGACGCTCACTCGACGTATACCGGGCCACGGCCGAATGGCTTAAAACCATCGACCTCCCGCAGGAGGACCTCGATCACGCCGTCGTCGGGGCCGTCGGGGCGATGGATCGTTACCGCCTGCCGGACGCCGAAGGATACAACGATCTGATCCGCCTGCTCGCGGGCTATACCGATGAACTCCGCCAGCGGCATCGCGACGAGCTTCTGGCCGCCACGGCGGAAGATCTGCGCGCGTTCGGCGCATCGCTGGAGGCGGCGGAATCCGGCGGCGTCACGGTGGTCGTGGGATCGGAATCGGCGCTGGAGCGTGAAAACGTCGAGGGCCTCTCACGCATCCCGCTGATGGCTTGA